In Mycobacterium stomatepiae, the following are encoded in one genomic region:
- a CDS encoding NUDIX hydrolase — translation MTAFGGPKLSWVGGPDKEAPVSAGGAARAQGTVPLTPDACPSWLRPLVDNVGQIPEAYRRRLPPDVLAMVSAARDASEHDDREAAVLVLFSGPDSGPADGGVPDEADLLLTVRASSLRHHAGQAAFPGGASDPGDRGPVATALREAHEETGIDVTRLHPLITMEKAFIAPSQFHVVPVLAYSPDPGPVAVVNEAETAIVTRVPVRAFINPENRLMVYRGDLGNRWAGPAFLLNQMLVWGFTGQVISAVLDVAGWAQPWDTDDVRELDDAMVQVGKRGGAR, via the coding sequence ATGACCGCATTCGGCGGTCCGAAGCTCAGCTGGGTAGGTGGACCCGACAAGGAGGCGCCGGTGAGTGCTGGGGGTGCCGCCCGAGCGCAGGGGACGGTTCCTCTGACGCCCGACGCCTGCCCGTCGTGGTTGCGTCCGTTGGTCGACAACGTCGGACAGATCCCGGAGGCCTACCGACGTCGGTTGCCGCCCGATGTGCTGGCGATGGTATCCGCTGCCCGGGATGCATCCGAGCACGACGACCGCGAGGCCGCTGTGCTGGTTCTGTTTTCCGGTCCGGACTCGGGACCGGCCGATGGTGGCGTGCCCGACGAGGCCGACTTGCTGCTCACCGTGCGGGCATCGTCGCTGCGGCATCACGCGGGCCAGGCCGCGTTTCCCGGCGGTGCGTCCGACCCGGGCGATCGTGGGCCGGTCGCCACCGCACTGCGAGAAGCACACGAAGAGACCGGGATCGACGTCACCCGGCTGCACCCCCTGATCACGATGGAAAAGGCATTCATCGCACCGTCGCAGTTCCACGTCGTCCCGGTGCTGGCCTACTCGCCGGACCCCGGACCCGTTGCCGTGGTCAACGAAGCCGAGACGGCGATCGTGACGCGGGTTCCGGTGCGAGCGTTCATCAATCCGGAAAACCGGCTGATGGTCTACCGCGGCGACCTCGGCAATCGTTGGGCAGGTCCGGCGTTTCTGCTCAACCAGATGCTGGTTTGGGGATTCACTGGCCAGGTGATTTCCGCCGTACTCGACGTCGCCGGCTGGGCCCAGCCGTGGGACACCGACGACGTCCGCGAACTCGACGACGCGATGGTGCAGGTCGGCAAGCGGGGTGGCGCCCGATGA
- a CDS encoding DUF4177 domain-containing protein has product MSQPTPWEYATVPLLTHATKQILDQWGADGWELVAVLPGPTGEQHVAYLKRPK; this is encoded by the coding sequence ATGAGCCAACCGACGCCATGGGAATACGCCACGGTTCCGCTGCTGACGCACGCCACCAAACAGATCCTCGACCAATGGGGCGCCGACGGCTGGGAGTTGGTGGCCGTGCTGCCCGGGCCCACCGGCGAGCAACACGTCGCCTATCTGAAACGCCCCAAATAA
- a CDS encoding MBL fold metallo-hydrolase has product MTESVEPLTHPAYGSLRAVTDTASVLLADNPGLLTLEGTNTWVLCGPRSDELVIVDPGPDDDEHIARIASLGRIALVLISHRHSDHTDGIDKLVELTGATVRSAGSGFLRGLGGELVDGEVIDAAGLKIKVMATPGHTADSLSFLLDDAVLTADSVLGRGTTVIDNEDGSLADYLESLRRLRGLGRRTVLPGHWPDLADLEAVTSGYLTHRHERLEQVRAALWDLGGDATAREIVEYVYVDVDEKLWDTAEWSVQAQLDYLRRE; this is encoded by the coding sequence GTGACCGAGAGTGTCGAGCCACTGACCCATCCCGCATACGGCAGTCTGCGGGCGGTCACCGACACTGCCTCGGTGCTGCTGGCCGACAACCCCGGCCTGCTGACCCTGGAGGGCACCAACACCTGGGTTTTGTGCGGTCCACGCAGCGACGAGCTGGTCATCGTGGATCCCGGGCCCGACGACGACGAGCACATCGCCCGGATCGCATCGCTGGGCCGCATCGCGCTGGTGCTGATCAGTCACCGGCACAGTGACCACACCGACGGCATCGACAAGCTGGTCGAGCTCACGGGCGCGACCGTGCGCTCGGCGGGCAGCGGTTTCCTGCGCGGCCTCGGCGGTGAGCTGGTCGACGGCGAGGTCATCGATGCGGCCGGCTTGAAGATCAAGGTGATGGCGACGCCGGGGCACACCGCCGATTCGCTGTCGTTCCTGCTCGACGACGCGGTATTGACCGCCGACAGCGTGCTCGGTCGCGGCACCACCGTCATCGACAACGAGGACGGCAGCCTGGCCGACTACCTGGAGTCGCTGCGGCGGCTGCGCGGCCTGGGCCGTCGCACGGTGTTGCCCGGGCATTGGCCCGACCTGGCCGACCTGGAGGCCGTCACCTCGGGCTACCTGACGCACCGCCATGAGCGGCTGGAGCAGGTCCGCGCCGCGCTGTGGGACCTCGGCGGCGACGCCACCGCCCGTGAGATCGTCGAATACGTCTATGTCGACGTCGACGAGAAGCTGTGGGACACGGCCGAATGGTCCGTGCAGGCGCAGCTGGACTACCTACGGCGAGAGTGA
- the nth gene encoding endonuclease III, whose protein sequence is MPDSEPDSAAARRWASETRVGLVRRARRMNRALAQAFPDAHCELDFRSPLELTVATILSAQSTDKRVNLTTPALFKRYKSALDYAKADRDELENLIRPTGFFRNKATSLIGLGQALVERFDGEVPSTMDELVTLPGVGRKTANVVLGNAFDIPGITVDTHFQRLVTRWHWTTEKDPVKIEHAVGELVERKEWTLLSHRVIFHGRRVCHARKPACGVCVLAKDCPSFGLGLTEPELAAPLVQGPESEHLLSLVGL, encoded by the coding sequence ATGCCTGATTCCGAGCCTGATTCCGCCGCTGCCCGGCGCTGGGCTTCCGAAACTCGCGTCGGTTTGGTGCGTCGCGCGCGTCGGATGAATCGCGCACTGGCACAAGCATTTCCGGACGCGCATTGCGAGCTGGATTTCAGATCGCCGCTGGAACTGACGGTGGCCACCATTCTTTCGGCGCAAAGCACCGACAAACGGGTCAACCTGACGACGCCCGCTTTGTTCAAGCGATATAAGTCGGCACTGGATTATGCGAAAGCCGATCGCGATGAGCTGGAAAACCTCATTCGCCCCACTGGTTTCTTCCGCAACAAGGCGACCTCGCTGATCGGCCTGGGGCAGGCGCTGGTCGAGCGGTTCGACGGCGAGGTGCCGTCGACCATGGACGAGCTGGTGACGCTGCCCGGCGTGGGTCGCAAAACCGCCAACGTCGTCTTGGGCAATGCCTTCGACATCCCCGGGATCACTGTCGACACGCACTTCCAGCGGCTCGTGACCCGATGGCACTGGACCACCGAAAAGGACCCGGTCAAGATCGAGCACGCCGTCGGCGAACTGGTCGAACGCAAGGAATGGACCCTGCTGAGCCATCGCGTGATCTTCCACGGCCGCCGGGTGTGCCACGCCCGCAAGCCGGCCTGTGGGGTCTGTGTGCTGGCCAAGGACTGCCCGTCGTTCGGCCTTGGCCTCACCGAGCCGGAGCTGGCCGCGCCCCTGGTACAGGGCCCCGAATCCGAACACCTGCTCTCCCTGGTCGGGCTCTAA
- a CDS encoding ArsA-related P-loop ATPase, whose protein sequence is MVATTSSGNAAVGWPARLSKARLHFVTGKGGTGKSTIAAALALTLAAGGRKVLLVEVEGRQGIAQLFDVPPLPYQEVKIATAERGGQVNALAIDIEAAFLEYLDMFYNLGIAGRAMRRIGAIEFATTIAPGLRDVLLTGKIKETVVRLNKGAKNPVYDAIVVDAPPTGRIARFLDVTKAVSDLAKGGPVHSQSEGVVKLLHSDTTAIHLVTLLEALPVQETMEAIEELAEMELPIGSVIVNRNIPTYLEPRDLAKAAEGDVDADSVRAGLKKAGIELNDNDFAGLLTETIQHATRITARAETAQQLDALKVPRLELPAISDGVDLGSLYELSESLAQQGVR, encoded by the coding sequence ATGGTGGCAACCACTTCTAGCGGCAACGCTGCCGTCGGCTGGCCGGCACGACTGTCGAAAGCCCGCTTGCACTTCGTCACCGGCAAAGGCGGCACGGGTAAATCGACGATCGCGGCCGCGCTGGCGCTGACCCTGGCGGCCGGCGGGCGCAAGGTCCTGCTCGTGGAAGTCGAGGGCCGCCAGGGAATTGCGCAACTCTTCGACGTTCCGCCGCTGCCCTACCAAGAGGTCAAGATCGCCACCGCCGAGCGCGGCGGTCAGGTCAACGCCCTGGCGATCGATATTGAGGCCGCGTTTCTGGAATACCTCGACATGTTCTACAACCTCGGGATCGCGGGACGGGCCATGCGCCGCATCGGTGCCATCGAGTTCGCGACGACGATCGCACCCGGCCTGCGCGACGTGCTGCTCACCGGCAAGATCAAGGAGACCGTGGTCCGCCTGAACAAGGGGGCCAAGAACCCGGTTTACGACGCGATCGTCGTCGACGCACCACCGACCGGGCGCATCGCGCGCTTCCTGGACGTCACCAAGGCGGTGTCCGATCTGGCCAAGGGCGGGCCGGTGCACTCGCAGAGCGAGGGCGTGGTCAAGCTGCTGCACTCCGATACGACCGCCATCCACTTGGTCACGCTGCTCGAAGCGCTGCCGGTGCAGGAGACGATGGAAGCCATCGAGGAGCTCGCCGAGATGGAGCTGCCAATCGGCAGCGTGATCGTGAACCGCAACATCCCGACCTATCTGGAGCCTCGCGACCTGGCCAAGGCCGCGGAAGGCGACGTCGATGCCGACTCGGTGCGCGCCGGTCTGAAGAAGGCCGGAATCGAGTTGAACGACAACGACTTTGCCGGCTTGTTGACCGAAACCATTCAGCATGCGACCCGCATCACCGCGCGAGCCGAGACCGCGCAACAGCTCGACGCCTTGAAGGTCCCGCGGCTGGAGCTGCCGGCGATCTCCGACGGTGTCGACCTTGGTAGCCTCTATGAGCTGTCGGAATCGCTAGCGCAGCAGGGAGTTCGATGA
- a CDS encoding RidA family protein: protein MNASARLGQLGVALPELVAPLASYVPAVRTGNLVYTSGQLPIADGKLAGTGKVGADVSPDDAKAMARICALNALAAVNSLVGIDAVTRVVKVFGFVASAPGFNGQPGVVNGASDLLAEVFGDQGAHARSAVGVSELPLDAPVEVELIVEVG, encoded by the coding sequence ATGAATGCTTCGGCCCGGCTTGGGCAGCTTGGCGTCGCGCTTCCGGAATTGGTTGCGCCGCTGGCGTCTTACGTTCCCGCCGTCCGGACCGGCAATCTGGTCTACACCTCGGGTCAGTTGCCGATCGCGGACGGGAAGTTGGCGGGCACCGGCAAGGTCGGCGCGGATGTGAGTCCCGACGACGCCAAGGCGATGGCGCGGATCTGCGCGCTCAACGCGCTGGCGGCGGTGAACTCGCTGGTGGGTATCGACGCGGTCACCCGGGTGGTCAAGGTCTTCGGGTTCGTTGCCTCGGCCCCCGGCTTCAACGGACAGCCCGGCGTCGTCAACGGAGCCTCCGACCTGCTCGCCGAGGTGTTCGGCGACCAAGGCGCGCATGCGCGTTCGGCGGTGGGCGTCTCCGAGCTGCCGCTGGATGCGCCGGTCGAGGTCGAATTGATCGTGGAGGTCGGCTAA
- a CDS encoding TlpA family protein disulfide reductase, producing the protein MTPRTRWTIAILAVVVALVAALVAQLHDDSQPAATSPASPRTPDREHRDADTPAALAGPRARANLMPCPAPGNGPGPAALRGVLVECAADGSTVDVARALAGRRVVINLWEYWCAPCAAELPAMAEYQRRAGSGVLVVTVHQDENETAALLRLAELGVRLPTLQDGRRLIAAVLKVANVVPATVVLRPDGSVEQTLLRDFASADEIAAAVGNDG; encoded by the coding sequence TTGACCCCGAGAACTCGCTGGACCATCGCGATCTTGGCGGTGGTGGTGGCGCTGGTGGCGGCACTGGTCGCGCAGCTGCACGACGACTCCCAACCGGCCGCGACGAGTCCGGCCAGCCCGCGTACGCCCGATCGCGAGCACCGCGACGCCGATACCCCGGCCGCGCTGGCCGGGCCCCGGGCACGAGCGAACCTGATGCCCTGCCCCGCACCCGGCAACGGCCCCGGCCCCGCGGCCCTGCGCGGCGTGCTGGTCGAATGCGCGGCCGACGGATCGACCGTCGACGTCGCCCGGGCGCTGGCTGGACGCCGGGTGGTCATCAACCTGTGGGAGTACTGGTGTGCGCCGTGCGCGGCCGAACTGCCCGCGATGGCCGAGTATCAGCGGCGGGCCGGGTCCGGCGTTTTGGTGGTCACCGTGCACCAGGACGAGAACGAGACCGCCGCGCTGCTGCGGTTGGCGGAGCTGGGTGTTCGGCTCCCGACCTTGCAGGATGGACGGCGGCTGATCGCCGCGGTACTCAAGGTGGCAAATGTGGTGCCCGCGACCGTGGTGCTGCGACCGGACGGTAGCGTTGAGCAGACGCTGCTGCGCGATTTCGCGAGTGCCGACGAGATCGCGGCCGCGGTCGGTAACGACGGATGA
- the crp gene encoding cAMP-activated global transcriptional regulator CRP: MDEILARAGIFQGVEPGAVTALTKQLQPVDFPRGHTVFAEGEPGDRLYIIVSGKVKIGRRSPDGRENLLTIMGPSDMFGELSIFDPGPRTSSATTITEVRAVSMDRDALRAWIADRPEIAEQLLRVLARRLRRTNNNLADLIFTDVPGRVAKQLLQLAQRFGTQEGGAMRVTHDLTQEEIAQLVGASRETVNKALADFAHRGWIRLEGKSVLISDSERLARRAR; this comes from the coding sequence GTGGACGAGATCCTGGCAAGGGCAGGAATCTTCCAAGGGGTTGAACCCGGCGCAGTCACCGCACTGACCAAGCAATTACAACCCGTCGACTTCCCGCGTGGACACACTGTTTTCGCGGAAGGGGAACCAGGCGATCGGCTGTACATCATCGTCTCGGGGAAGGTCAAGATCGGTCGCCGATCACCCGATGGCCGGGAGAATCTGCTGACGATCATGGGGCCGTCGGACATGTTCGGCGAATTGTCGATCTTCGACCCCGGACCCCGGACGTCGAGCGCCACTACGATCACCGAGGTGCGCGCGGTATCGATGGACCGCGACGCGTTGCGGGCGTGGATCGCCGATCGGCCCGAAATCGCAGAACAGTTGCTGCGGGTGCTCGCCCGCCGGTTGCGGCGCACCAACAACAACCTGGCAGACCTCATCTTCACCGACGTGCCCGGCCGGGTGGCCAAGCAGCTGCTGCAGCTCGCCCAGCGTTTCGGCACCCAGGAGGGTGGCGCGATGCGGGTCACCCACGACCTGACCCAGGAGGAGATCGCCCAGCTGGTCGGCGCTTCCCGGGAGACGGTCAACAAGGCGCTCGCCGATTTCGCCCACCGTGGATGGATCCGGCTGGAGGGCAAGAGCGTGCTGATCTCGGACTCCGAGAGACTGGCCCGCCGGGCACGCTGA